The nucleotide window AAAATTTGAACTAAAACATATGCATTTGTGTGCTAAAACATATGTGTGATGTGTACTATTTTTATGGAGCACCTAAATCCCCATCTACTGAATCTCTATCCGGCGGTGGCGAGACGAGGAGAGGCAGTGGAAGgtagcggcggcggctagggttcctcCCCCGAGCCCTCTGTGTTTCCATTTGGCTTTTAGTTTTGTTTTTTCTCGGCTACCACGCTTGGGAAACATGCATGCACTTAGGCGTTTTCTTCTGCTTACAATGACGTGCACTTACGTGTGCCCGTTCGAGAGTGAAAACATGCATCCACATTGAGTAATGCTCGTCATGGTATTGCCTATGTCCAGACGTTAGAAATGAATTAGTCAAGCATGGAGTCCTTGACCATGGAGACTAGTATAGGAGCTCACATTAGATTAGATCAATGAGATCAATCACAAAAAATCATATTTAGGCATAAATGTGAAATTATTTCACAACATATCCGCGTGGTGTCTGGTGTGTCTACAACTCCAGAAAAAAATATAGCAAGCTCATTCTGCGATGTCTCCCATTCCTAGTGCGCTCTTCATACTTTTGTGGATTTTCCATCTCTTCCCTCTCGTATTCATCGTTCTCTTCCATCCTACTTTGTTGTTCCGACAGATAGAAGACCGGGAAATTGTTGGATGGACCTAGGAACAAATTTGTCTGCTCACACATACTGTATAAGCGTAAGGGGTAGAAGTTGGTTGGGGGAATTTGTTCACTGATATTTCACGCCAGTCTGGAATAATAAATCGTGTAGTAAAGATTCCGGTGCTTGTTTGATCCCATCACATGTGCACACAATGTGGCATTGAAAATGTTTGCTACCTTTCGGGCAGCTTCGCAGTCATGCACGAGTAAGAACGAGCTCTTGTACTCTAGTATGGAACCCATAAAACTTGGACCAAAACGATTTGTGTGCTAGAGCATATGTGTAATGCGTGCTTTTTTTATAGAGCACATAAATCTTCGGTGTGGATTTTTAAACTTGGGTCTACATGAACTAGATTTAGCACAAAAAGAATGAAAACATAAATTATTTTGATTATCTTTTTGCAACAAACATGGTCTAGTGTTATACTCGCGTATAAAGTTTCGCGACAAAATAACTTATGGGGACTTCTTAGCAAAGCAAATTGCAGCTATGTAAATGTGTATAGGTTCATTCGCAAAAAAAAAACGTGTATAGGTTATATAAGTATCAATTTGTTTTATTTCTGTCCAGAATATGCCACGGAACTCTTTTTCTCGTGAAACTTTATACATGAGTATAACAGTAGACCATATTTGTTGCAAAAAGTATGTGACTTTTTTTActattttattatttttttcttttcagtTCGGACACATATGCACGCATGTTTACGGTTGTATTTTCACATAAATCTTCAGCTACAAAAGATCTTGTTCTAGGGAATCTCCCTTATCTTCTAGAAGGTGGGCCCCATGGCTCAAAACACAAAGCGTCCTGGTGGGACCCTCTACATCTGATCACAACAACTAACATGCAGGGCATGACCATGAAGCAAGCAAAGGACTTGACGCCGTACGTTAGTTGTTGAGGTGGCATTTCCATCCATCCTTAGCCATATAAAACTAGTGCAAACCACTAGAAGGGCTTCCATCCCGCTTTTTATAGATAAAATACCAACATAATACACGGACGAAGGATATATGATGATGAGAAGCAGAACatagaaaaacaaaaactggGTTCCACGGCCATGCCCTCGAGAGGGAAACGGCGCAATCCATTGTTGTTGCCGCGTTCGATGGAATGAACAAAGATTTTCACCTGAAACCGTAATAGGACAGTGAAATTACGACAACGTCATCAAGAGAAGAGCGGTGGCGCCGTCATCATCGGCGTCAACGCAAAGCTTTCGTCTGGTTGCTTTCCCATGCCGCGAAGGAGCAACACAGTCAGCCGGCATGACGAAGCCGAGACCTCTAAAATTAGATCTAGACCCCTTCCCAGCAAAACAGAGAAGGTGCCAAAGTCATCAACCGTCACACCTCTCGTCGTCCACATGATGAAGAAGCACAGCCACCACCGCCACCTTGATACCAGCCGGAGAGCATACCGAGTAGCCCGCCACCCAAGGCCCATCGCCCTGGCATCTCACTCTGAACCTCTCACTGACGTCAAAACACGCAAACGCCACCGACCGGCTCCTCTCCCAATGAATGAAGGATATACCAAATCTTACGCGTAGCAAGACTGATGGGTCTAAgagtttaaaaaaataaaactGATCGGTCTAACCAATGGAAGTAATGTCGTCTGTGTTAATAGCTTAGTAGTAGAACTTAATAAAAAACTAACTAAATTCAAAAATAACTACTCCCTTCGTTTCAAGTTACTcgcgcagaaatggatgtatctagaactaaaatacatctagatacatccatacctgcgacaagtaattcggaatgAAGGAAGTATGAACAAAGAAATCACATTCTAGGAGTAGGAAGTTGAAAACTGTACTACATCCTTGCTGGATGTAGATCAGATCAGTATTGGCAGGCTAGAGTGATGATGCCGTTCTAGAAGGCAGGGCCCACAGCGACGGCGCCACAGAACCGGCCGATCCAATGTGCGACACCAACGGAAATCCATTCCCGCCTTCCTTCTAGACGACAGTCGACACTCGACAGTGACGTCCCATCCCCAACCTAAGTGAGTGATCGATGTCATGTCCCCACCTCCCCGCCACCTACATCCAAACCTATCCCGAAACGCTGGCATGCATGAGCCCTTCATAATCACAAGCTTCAGCTCCCCTCGCGCTCCAAGTTGAAGCGTTGAACTCCCAGCCCACTCGATCCCCCAACTCGCAACTCGACCCCGACCAAGCCGAACATCTAGCCAATGGCGGGAGCAGTGCCTCTGGCGCCGCCGATGGTGGCCGCGGCGAGGCCGGCGGCGGGCTCGCTCTACGAAGCGCTGCGCGTGGGCCGCGCGGCGACGCAGGTGGAGATCAGGACCGCGTACCGCTCCATGGCCAAGCGCCTCCACCCCGACGTCGCCTCCTGCGGCCGCGGGGGTCCCGAGGCGTTCCTGGAGATCCGGAGGGCGTACGAGACGCTGTCCGACCCGGCCGCCAGGGCGCGCTACGACAGCTCGCTCGGGGTGTTCCGCGGCGGGGGCGCCGGCGGCGTGATGCGGGTGCGGAGGTGGGAGACGGACCAGTGCTGGTGATTCAGGCCATGATCTCCCAACTCCCATGAACGTGGATGAGCTGTGTTGGTGTCCTCGGCGTAGTTAGTGCTGTTTATTGGAAAGATTGTGGTGTGGGCCCAGCCGTCGGTCCCTCTATGCAGCCGGCCCCACTTTTTGGTCCTTTTTTTTGCGGAGCCACTTTTTGGTCCTGGTGGTGTAGCTTTTGTAAATATATATTCAAGCTTGCTACTACTGTTCAGCTGCTTTTCTCTCAATATATTTTGGCTTCAGGTGTTTTAGAATCCCAGACTCGAAATAGACTGTGCGCTGGCTTTCGTTCT belongs to Triticum urartu cultivar G1812 chromosome 7, Tu2.1, whole genome shotgun sequence and includes:
- the LOC125519933 gene encoding chaperone protein dnaJ 11, chloroplastic-like translates to MAGAVPLAPPMVAAARPAAGSLYEALRVGRAATQVEIRTAYRSMAKRLHPDVASCGRGGPEAFLEIRRAYETLSDPAARARYDSSLGVFRGGGAGGVMRVRRWETDQCW